One window from the genome of Labeo rohita strain BAU-BD-2019 unplaced genomic scaffold, IGBB_LRoh.1.0 scaffold_57, whole genome shotgun sequence encodes:
- the LOC127161165 gene encoding NACHT, LRR and PYD domains-containing protein 3-like yields MYTHFLILQTNIKHEKDYEKRVTDEDMILKLGKLAFQQLVKGNLIFYDEDLRECGIDEHLAALYAHLSFTNKTRDVFDQNKQSLLSRIFKQKKYNLLSELHQRAVNEVLQSKNGHLDLFLRFLLGLSVESNQTLLQKLLQTTTQTGSCSYNKVETVEYIKQKIRENSSSKKSINLFHCLNELGDDSLMQEIQHYLKSGQIRKTKLSSSQWSALVYVLLTSEQKMDIFDLKQFIGKQHRADEVLQYLLPVVKESRSVQLCGCNLTAQSCGSLSSVLQSSNSVLRELDLSNNDLKDSGVKLLTDGLKSPNCQLEILRLSGCMVTEKGCRYVFSALSSNPSHLRELDLSYNHPGDSGVKLLTEKLLDSTCSLDKLKPEYVSRVE; encoded by the exons atgtacacacacttcctgatccTTCAGACCAACATCAAACATGAGAAGGACTATGAGAAGAGAGTGACAGATGAAGACATGATCCTCAAACTGGGGAAACTGGCTTTTCAGCAGCTTGTGAAAGGCAACCTGATCTTCTATGATGAAGATCTGAGagagtgtggcattgat GAACATCTAGCAGCTCTATATGCACACCTCTCCTTTACAAACAAGACGAGAGATGTGTttgaccaaaacaaacaaagcctGTTGTCTAGGATTTTTAAGCagaagaaatataatttattatctgAGCTGCATCAGAGAGCTGTGAATGAGGTTTTACAGAGTAAGAATGGACATCTGGATCTTTTCCTGCGGTTTCTTCTGGGTCTCTCAGTGGAGTCCAATCAGACTCTCTTACAAAAACTACTACAAACTACGACACAAACAGGAAGCTGCTCCTACAACAAAGtggaaacagttgagtacatcaAACAGAAAATCAGGGAGAATAgctcttcaaaaaaatccatcaatctgtttcactgtctgaatgaactgggtgATGATTCACTGATGCAGGAGATCCAGCATTATCTGAAATCTGGACAAATAAGAAAAACCAAACTCTCCTCTTCACAGTGGTCAGCTCTGGTTTATGTGTTGCTTACATCAGAGCAGAAGATGGATATTTTTGATCTAAAACAATTTATTGGAAAACAACATAGAGCAGATGAAGTTCTTCAGTATTTGTTACCTGTGGTTAAAGAATCCAGATCAGTTCA GTTATGTGgatgtaatctcactgctcagtcttgtgggagtttatcatcagttttacaatcctcaaactctgtcctgagggagctggacctgagtaacaatgacctgaaGGATTCTGGAGTGAAACTTCTTACTGAtggactgaaaagtccaaactgtcagctggagattCTGAG attgtctggctgtatggtgacagagaaaGGCTGTCGTTATGTgttttcagctctgagttcaaacccctcacacctgagagagctggatctgagctacaatcacccaggagattCAGGAGTCAAACTACTCACTGAAAAACTGTTGGATTCAACCTGTTCACTGGACAAACTCAA accaGAGTATGTGAGCAGAGTGGAGTGA